A part of Salvelinus alpinus chromosome 5, SLU_Salpinus.1, whole genome shotgun sequence genomic DNA contains:
- the LOC139575797 gene encoding insulin gene enhancer protein ISL-3 isoform X4 translates to MVDIIFNSSFLGDMGDHSKKKSGFAMCVGCGSQIHDQYILRVSPDLEWHAACLKCAECSQYLDETCTCFVRDGKTYCKRDYVRLFGIKCAKCNLGFSSSDLVMRARDNVYHIECFRCSVCSRQLLPGDEFSLRDEELLCRADHSLLMERSSAGSPISPGHIHSNRSLHLAEPVTVRAPHRNHVHKQSEKTTRVRTVLNEKQLHTLRTCYNANPRPDALMKEQLVEMTGLSPRVIRVWFQNKRCKDKKRSILMKQLQQQQHSDKTSLQGLTGTPLVARSPIRHDNTGQGNSVEVQTYQPPWKALSEFALQSDLDQPAFQQLVSFSESGSLGNSSGSDVTSLSSHLPDTPNSMVPSPVET, encoded by the exons ATGGTGGATATTATTTTTAACTCTTCTTTCTTGGGTGATATGGGGGATCATTCCAAAA AGAAGTCCGGATTCGCGATGTGTGTAGGCTGTGGAAGTCAGATACATGACCAGTACATTCTGAGAGTTTCCCCGGACCTGGAGTGGCATGCAGCCTGCCTGAAGTGTGCAGAGTGCAGCCAGTACCTGGATGAGACATGCACTTGCTTCGTACGGGACGGAAAAACATATTGCAAAAGAGATTATGTAAG GTTATTTGGAATAAAATGTGCAAAATGTAACCTGGGATTCAGCAGCAGTGATTTGGTGATGCGAGCCCGGGACAACGTGTACCACATCGAGTGTTTCAGATGTTCCGTGTGTAGCAGGCAGCTCTTACCGGGGGATGAGTTCTCTCTCCGGGACGAGGAGCTGCTGTGTCGGGCGGACCACAGTTTACTAATGGAGCGGAGCTCCGCCGGAAGCCCAATCAGCCCCGGACATATCCACTCCAACAGATCACTACACTTAGCAG AGCCGGTGACAGTACGGGCACCACACCGAAACCACGTCCACAAGCAGTCAGAGAAGACAACACGAGTGCGAACCGTTTTGAACGAGAAGCAGCTCCACACGTTACGGACCTGCTACAACGCCAATCCGCGGCCAGATGCGCTAATGAAGGAACAACTGGTGGAAATGACCGGCCTCAGCCCAAGGGTTATTCGAGTTTGGTTCCAGAATAAAAGATGCAAAGACAAAAAGAGATCTATTCTCATGAAGCAACTTCAGCAGCAGCAACACAGTGATAAGACT AGTCTACAGGGGCTCACAGGTACGCCTCTGGTTGCCAGAAGCCCTATCAGGCACGACAACACGGGGCAGGGTAACTCGGTGGAGGTGCAGACCTACCAGCCGCCCTGGAAGGCCCTCAGCGAGTTCGCCCTGCAGAGTGATCTGGACCAGCCGGCCTTTCAACAACTG GTGTCTTTCTCGGAATCGGGTTCATTGGGAAACTCCTCCGGCAGCGACGTGACTTCTCTGTCATCGCACTTACCCGACACCCCGAACAGCATGGTACCCAGTCCCGTGGAGACGTGA
- the LOC139575797 gene encoding insulin gene enhancer protein ISL-3 isoform X5 has product MRHALASYGTEKHIAKEIMLFGIKCAKCNLGFSSSDLVMRARDNVYHIECFRCSVCSRQLLPGDEFSLRDEELLCRADHSLLMERSSAGSPISPGHIHSNRSLHLAAEPVTVRAPHRNHVHKQSEKTTRVRTVLNEKQLHTLRTCYNANPRPDALMKEQLVEMTGLSPRVIRVWFQNKRCKDKKRSILMKQLQQQQHSDKTVSIFSLQGLTGTPLVARSPIRHDNTGQGNSVEVQTYQPPWKALSEFALQSDLDQPAFQQLVSFSESGSLGNSSGSDVTSLSSHLPDTPNSMVPSPVET; this is encoded by the exons ATGAGACATGCACTTGCTTCGTACGGGACGGAAAAACATATTGCAAAAGAGATTAT GTTATTTGGAATAAAATGTGCAAAATGTAACCTGGGATTCAGCAGCAGTGATTTGGTGATGCGAGCCCGGGACAACGTGTACCACATCGAGTGTTTCAGATGTTCCGTGTGTAGCAGGCAGCTCTTACCGGGGGATGAGTTCTCTCTCCGGGACGAGGAGCTGCTGTGTCGGGCGGACCACAGTTTACTAATGGAGCGGAGCTCCGCCGGAAGCCCAATCAGCCCCGGACATATCCACTCCAACAGATCACTACACTTAGCAG CAGAGCCGGTGACAGTACGGGCACCACACCGAAACCACGTCCACAAGCAGTCAGAGAAGACAACACGAGTGCGAACCGTTTTGAACGAGAAGCAGCTCCACACGTTACGGACCTGCTACAACGCCAATCCGCGGCCAGATGCGCTAATGAAGGAACAACTGGTGGAAATGACCGGCCTCAGCCCAAGGGTTATTCGAGTTTGGTTCCAGAATAAAAGATGCAAAGACAAAAAGAGATCTATTCTCATGAAGCAACTTCAGCAGCAGCAACACAGTGATAAGACTGTAAGCATCTTC AGTCTACAGGGGCTCACAGGTACGCCTCTGGTTGCCAGAAGCCCTATCAGGCACGACAACACGGGGCAGGGTAACTCGGTGGAGGTGCAGACCTACCAGCCGCCCTGGAAGGCCCTCAGCGAGTTCGCCCTGCAGAGTGATCTGGACCAGCCGGCCTTTCAACAACTG GTGTCTTTCTCGGAATCGGGTTCATTGGGAAACTCCTCCGGCAGCGACGTGACTTCTCTGTCATCGCACTTACCCGACACCCCGAACAGCATGGTACCCAGTCCCGTGGAGACGTGA
- the LOC139575797 gene encoding insulin gene enhancer protein ISL-3 isoform X1, producing MVDIIFNSSFLGDMGDHSKKKSGFAMCVGCGSQIHDQYILRVSPDLEWHAACLKCAECSQYLDETCTCFVRDGKTYCKRDYVRLFGIKCAKCNLGFSSSDLVMRARDNVYHIECFRCSVCSRQLLPGDEFSLRDEELLCRADHSLLMERSSAGSPISPGHIHSNRSLHLAAEPVTVRAPHRNHVHKQSEKTTRVRTVLNEKQLHTLRTCYNANPRPDALMKEQLVEMTGLSPRVIRVWFQNKRCKDKKRSILMKQLQQQQHSDKTVSIFSLQGLTGTPLVARSPIRHDNTGQGNSVEVQTYQPPWKALSEFALQSDLDQPAFQQLVSFSESGSLGNSSGSDVTSLSSHLPDTPNSMVPSPVET from the exons ATGGTGGATATTATTTTTAACTCTTCTTTCTTGGGTGATATGGGGGATCATTCCAAAA AGAAGTCCGGATTCGCGATGTGTGTAGGCTGTGGAAGTCAGATACATGACCAGTACATTCTGAGAGTTTCCCCGGACCTGGAGTGGCATGCAGCCTGCCTGAAGTGTGCAGAGTGCAGCCAGTACCTGGATGAGACATGCACTTGCTTCGTACGGGACGGAAAAACATATTGCAAAAGAGATTATGTAAG GTTATTTGGAATAAAATGTGCAAAATGTAACCTGGGATTCAGCAGCAGTGATTTGGTGATGCGAGCCCGGGACAACGTGTACCACATCGAGTGTTTCAGATGTTCCGTGTGTAGCAGGCAGCTCTTACCGGGGGATGAGTTCTCTCTCCGGGACGAGGAGCTGCTGTGTCGGGCGGACCACAGTTTACTAATGGAGCGGAGCTCCGCCGGAAGCCCAATCAGCCCCGGACATATCCACTCCAACAGATCACTACACTTAGCAG CAGAGCCGGTGACAGTACGGGCACCACACCGAAACCACGTCCACAAGCAGTCAGAGAAGACAACACGAGTGCGAACCGTTTTGAACGAGAAGCAGCTCCACACGTTACGGACCTGCTACAACGCCAATCCGCGGCCAGATGCGCTAATGAAGGAACAACTGGTGGAAATGACCGGCCTCAGCCCAAGGGTTATTCGAGTTTGGTTCCAGAATAAAAGATGCAAAGACAAAAAGAGATCTATTCTCATGAAGCAACTTCAGCAGCAGCAACACAGTGATAAGACTGTAAGCATCTTC AGTCTACAGGGGCTCACAGGTACGCCTCTGGTTGCCAGAAGCCCTATCAGGCACGACAACACGGGGCAGGGTAACTCGGTGGAGGTGCAGACCTACCAGCCGCCCTGGAAGGCCCTCAGCGAGTTCGCCCTGCAGAGTGATCTGGACCAGCCGGCCTTTCAACAACTG GTGTCTTTCTCGGAATCGGGTTCATTGGGAAACTCCTCCGGCAGCGACGTGACTTCTCTGTCATCGCACTTACCCGACACCCCGAACAGCATGGTACCCAGTCCCGTGGAGACGTGA
- the LOC139575797 gene encoding insulin gene enhancer protein ISL-3 isoform X2, whose protein sequence is MVDIIFNSSFLGDMGDHSKKKSGFAMCVGCGSQIHDQYILRVSPDLEWHAACLKCAECSQYLDETCTCFVRDGKTYCKRDYVRLFGIKCAKCNLGFSSSDLVMRARDNVYHIECFRCSVCSRQLLPGDEFSLRDEELLCRADHSLLMERSSAGSPISPGHIHSNRSLHLAEPVTVRAPHRNHVHKQSEKTTRVRTVLNEKQLHTLRTCYNANPRPDALMKEQLVEMTGLSPRVIRVWFQNKRCKDKKRSILMKQLQQQQHSDKTVSIFSLQGLTGTPLVARSPIRHDNTGQGNSVEVQTYQPPWKALSEFALQSDLDQPAFQQLVSFSESGSLGNSSGSDVTSLSSHLPDTPNSMVPSPVET, encoded by the exons ATGGTGGATATTATTTTTAACTCTTCTTTCTTGGGTGATATGGGGGATCATTCCAAAA AGAAGTCCGGATTCGCGATGTGTGTAGGCTGTGGAAGTCAGATACATGACCAGTACATTCTGAGAGTTTCCCCGGACCTGGAGTGGCATGCAGCCTGCCTGAAGTGTGCAGAGTGCAGCCAGTACCTGGATGAGACATGCACTTGCTTCGTACGGGACGGAAAAACATATTGCAAAAGAGATTATGTAAG GTTATTTGGAATAAAATGTGCAAAATGTAACCTGGGATTCAGCAGCAGTGATTTGGTGATGCGAGCCCGGGACAACGTGTACCACATCGAGTGTTTCAGATGTTCCGTGTGTAGCAGGCAGCTCTTACCGGGGGATGAGTTCTCTCTCCGGGACGAGGAGCTGCTGTGTCGGGCGGACCACAGTTTACTAATGGAGCGGAGCTCCGCCGGAAGCCCAATCAGCCCCGGACATATCCACTCCAACAGATCACTACACTTAGCAG AGCCGGTGACAGTACGGGCACCACACCGAAACCACGTCCACAAGCAGTCAGAGAAGACAACACGAGTGCGAACCGTTTTGAACGAGAAGCAGCTCCACACGTTACGGACCTGCTACAACGCCAATCCGCGGCCAGATGCGCTAATGAAGGAACAACTGGTGGAAATGACCGGCCTCAGCCCAAGGGTTATTCGAGTTTGGTTCCAGAATAAAAGATGCAAAGACAAAAAGAGATCTATTCTCATGAAGCAACTTCAGCAGCAGCAACACAGTGATAAGACTGTAAGCATCTTC AGTCTACAGGGGCTCACAGGTACGCCTCTGGTTGCCAGAAGCCCTATCAGGCACGACAACACGGGGCAGGGTAACTCGGTGGAGGTGCAGACCTACCAGCCGCCCTGGAAGGCCCTCAGCGAGTTCGCCCTGCAGAGTGATCTGGACCAGCCGGCCTTTCAACAACTG GTGTCTTTCTCGGAATCGGGTTCATTGGGAAACTCCTCCGGCAGCGACGTGACTTCTCTGTCATCGCACTTACCCGACACCCCGAACAGCATGGTACCCAGTCCCGTGGAGACGTGA
- the LOC139575797 gene encoding insulin gene enhancer protein ISL-3 isoform X3, producing MVDIIFNSSFLGDMGDHSKKKSGFAMCVGCGSQIHDQYILRVSPDLEWHAACLKCAECSQYLDETCTCFVRDGKTYCKRDYVRLFGIKCAKCNLGFSSSDLVMRARDNVYHIECFRCSVCSRQLLPGDEFSLRDEELLCRADHSLLMERSSAGSPISPGHIHSNRSLHLAAEPVTVRAPHRNHVHKQSEKTTRVRTVLNEKQLHTLRTCYNANPRPDALMKEQLVEMTGLSPRVIRVWFQNKRCKDKKRSILMKQLQQQQHSDKTSLQGLTGTPLVARSPIRHDNTGQGNSVEVQTYQPPWKALSEFALQSDLDQPAFQQLVSFSESGSLGNSSGSDVTSLSSHLPDTPNSMVPSPVET from the exons ATGGTGGATATTATTTTTAACTCTTCTTTCTTGGGTGATATGGGGGATCATTCCAAAA AGAAGTCCGGATTCGCGATGTGTGTAGGCTGTGGAAGTCAGATACATGACCAGTACATTCTGAGAGTTTCCCCGGACCTGGAGTGGCATGCAGCCTGCCTGAAGTGTGCAGAGTGCAGCCAGTACCTGGATGAGACATGCACTTGCTTCGTACGGGACGGAAAAACATATTGCAAAAGAGATTATGTAAG GTTATTTGGAATAAAATGTGCAAAATGTAACCTGGGATTCAGCAGCAGTGATTTGGTGATGCGAGCCCGGGACAACGTGTACCACATCGAGTGTTTCAGATGTTCCGTGTGTAGCAGGCAGCTCTTACCGGGGGATGAGTTCTCTCTCCGGGACGAGGAGCTGCTGTGTCGGGCGGACCACAGTTTACTAATGGAGCGGAGCTCCGCCGGAAGCCCAATCAGCCCCGGACATATCCACTCCAACAGATCACTACACTTAGCAG CAGAGCCGGTGACAGTACGGGCACCACACCGAAACCACGTCCACAAGCAGTCAGAGAAGACAACACGAGTGCGAACCGTTTTGAACGAGAAGCAGCTCCACACGTTACGGACCTGCTACAACGCCAATCCGCGGCCAGATGCGCTAATGAAGGAACAACTGGTGGAAATGACCGGCCTCAGCCCAAGGGTTATTCGAGTTTGGTTCCAGAATAAAAGATGCAAAGACAAAAAGAGATCTATTCTCATGAAGCAACTTCAGCAGCAGCAACACAGTGATAAGACT AGTCTACAGGGGCTCACAGGTACGCCTCTGGTTGCCAGAAGCCCTATCAGGCACGACAACACGGGGCAGGGTAACTCGGTGGAGGTGCAGACCTACCAGCCGCCCTGGAAGGCCCTCAGCGAGTTCGCCCTGCAGAGTGATCTGGACCAGCCGGCCTTTCAACAACTG GTGTCTTTCTCGGAATCGGGTTCATTGGGAAACTCCTCCGGCAGCGACGTGACTTCTCTGTCATCGCACTTACCCGACACCCCGAACAGCATGGTACCCAGTCCCGTGGAGACGTGA